One Saccharomyces kudriavzevii IFO 1802 strain IFO1802 genome assembly, chromosome: 7 DNA segment encodes these proteins:
- the SKDI07G4140 gene encoding uncharacterized protein has translation MEKDLPQMHYTSFINDLRDHSLQSVDTYKIELALEKLTQTGNVRDYNAQFESLRLLLPPNCRSEHSLINSYTRGLKGHIRKELRLRGPITIHDAKEIAYRAETIDDMDLPYSNGSRQRTLHNADPDAMEIDAMYSRRTRNQRLGARPKYSSDDNNEWKKKLLTICFRHRLCFNCGEPGHFSRMCPLKHRSKANLSKNASSP, from the coding sequence ATGGAAAAGGACCTTCCACAAATGCACTACACATCGTTTATCAATGATTTACGGGATCATTCCCTACAAAGTGTCGATACGTACAAAATAGAACTTGCGttagaaaaattgacaCAAACCGGTAATGTTCGCGATTATAATGCGCAATTCGAATCGTTGCGTCTACTATTACCACCAAACTGTAGATCAGAACATTCCCTGATTAATAGTTACACTAGAGGCTTGAAAGGTCACATAAGGAAAGAATTACGGCTCAGAGGACCTATCACTATCCATGATGCTAAGGAAATAGCATATCGTGCTGAAACAATAGACGACATGGACCTCCCATATTCTAATGGATCACGCCAAAGAACGCTGCACAACGCCGACCCAGACGCTATGGAGATCGACGCTATGTACTCTAGACGCACTCGTAATCAGAGATTAGGAGCTAGACCAAAATACTCGAGCGACGATAACAAtgaatggaaaaaaaaacttctaACTATATGCTTCCGTCACCGCCTATGCTTTAATTGCGGAGAACCAGGCCACTTCTCTAGAATGTGTCCGCTGAAACACCGCAGTAAGGCGAATCTTAGCAAAAATGCGAGTTCTCCCTAA
- the TIF4631 gene encoding translation initiation factor eIF4G (similar to Saccharomyces cerevisiae TIF4632 (YGL049C) and TIF4631 (YGR162W); ancestral locus Anc_4.56), whose product MTDETAQPTQSAPRQESAAPKQTDDDQQVSQQQQQRGYNNYNDGSNYNQKKPYNSNRPHQQRGGKFGPNRYNSRGNYNGGGNYRGGHMGANGSNVPWTGYYNNYPVYYQPQQMGAGNAIPVNVAPADEKSSPVPTKIEITTKSGEHLDLKEQHKVKLQSKETSTAPTPLDPKSEEASDSAPTPTPTPATTDSKESSEENISEAEKTRRNFIEQVKLRKAALEKKRKEQLEGAGGSSNVSTETAPVKAEETEPVISEAGEKKPAELETNQDTPSEENGQEEQGQIKEESTTKALTFAERLKLKKQQKEQEKTEEKENQEEPVQEEANSVTKTATVPSTEQDQEQTETSETERSEVEESTPQTAEPTATIPGTLAESGEADDTEVKVESEAEVEADIETAADDEADNGTNTVSHVLNVLKDARPIEDVFSFIYPEGIEGPDIKYKKEHVKYTYGPTFLLQFKDKLNVKADAEWVQSTASKIVIPPGMGRGNKSRDPSRFSNNSSRGHDFRSNSVRNMDDRANSRTSSKRRSKRMNDDRRSNRSYTSRRDRERGSYRNEDKRDDDRPREEVAPLVPSSNRWIPKSKAKSTEKKLAPDGKTELLDKDEVERKMKSLLNKLTLEMFDAISSEILAIANISVWETNGETLKAVIEQVFLKACDEPHWSSMYAQLCGKVVKELNPDISDETNEGKTGPKLVLHYLVARCHAEFDKGWTDKLPTKEDGTPLEPEMMSEEYYAAASAKRRGLGLVRFIGFLYRLNLLTGKMMFECFRRLMKDLTDSPSEETLESVIELLNTVGEQFETDSFRTGQATLEGSQLLDSLFGILDNVIQTAEMSSRIKFKLVDIKELRHDKNWNSDKKDDGPKTIQQIHEEEERQRQLKNNSRSNSRRTNNSSNRHSFRRDAPPASKDSFIATRTYSQRNTQRAPPPREEPSAPTSTATNMFSALMGESDDEE is encoded by the coding sequence ATGACGGACGAAACTGCTCAACCGACACAATCTGCCCCAAGGCAGGAATCTGCTGCGCCAAAACAAACCGACGATGATCAGCAGGTATCccaacaacagcaacagcgTGGCTATAATAACTACAATGATGGTAGCAACTATAACCAAAAAAAGCCTTACAACAGCAATAGGCCCCATCAGCAAAGAGGTGGAAAGTTTGGCCCTAACAGATATAACAGTCGTGGTAACTATAATGGTGGCGGTAATTATAGAGGTGGGCACATGGGTGCTAACGGCTCAAACGTACCTTGGACAGGATACTATAACAATTATCCAGTCTATTATCAGCCGCAACAAATGGGTGCCGGAAATGCAATCCCTGTCAATGTTGCTCCTGCCGATGAGAAGTCTTCTCCGGTGCCAACCAAGATAGAAATCACTACCAAATCTGGCGAACACCTAGATTTGAAGGAACAGCATAAGGTTAAGTTACAGTCGAAGGAAACGTCTACCGCACCTACGCCATTGGACCCAAAATCAGAGGAAGCTTCTGATTCTGCTCCAACTCCAACTCCTACCCCTGCTACTACTGATTCTAAGGAAAGTTCTGAGGAAAATATCTCTGAAGCTGAGAAGACCAGGagaaattttattgaacaAGTCAAACTTCGTAAAGCTGCtttagaaaagaagagaaaggaACAGCTTGAAGGAGCCGGTGGCAGCAGTAATGTTTCAACAGAAACTGCCCCAGTAAAGGCTGAAGAGACGGAACCAGTCATATCTGAAgctggtgaaaaaaaaccagcCGAGCTAGAAACTAATCAAGACACTCCAAGCGAAGAAAACggacaagaagaacaaggtCAAATTAAGGAAGAATCCACTACCAAGGCGTTGACTTTTGCCGAACGcttgaagttgaaaaaacaacaaaaagaacaagaaaagacggaagaaaaggaaaatcaGGAAGAACCGGTACAGGAAGAAGCCAACTCTGTTACAAAGACTGCCACCGTGCCTTCTACTGAACAAGATCAGGAACAAACTGAGACCAGTGAAACTGAGCGGTCAGAAGTTGAGGAATCTACTCCACAAACAGCTGAACCAACTGCTACCATCCCAGGTACTCTTGCTGAATCTGGCGAAGCTGACGATACTGAAGTGAAAGTTGAATCTGAAGCAGAAGTCGAAGCTGACATCGAAACCGCCGCTGATGATGAAGCCGATAATGGTACAAACACCGTTTCTCACGTGTTGAATGTATTGAAAGATGCGAGACCAATTGAAGacgtcttttctttcatttaCCCAGAGGGAATTGAGGGTCCAGATATCAAGTACAAGAAGGAACACGTCAAGTACACGTATGGCCCAACTTTCTTGCTTCAATTCAAGGACAAGTTAAACGTTAAGGCAGACGCCGAATGGGTTCAAAGCACTGCTTCTAAGATTGTCATTCCACCAGGAATGGGTAGAGGGAACAAATCAAGAGACCCCAGTAGATTCTCCAACAATTCTAGCCGCGGCCATGACTTCAGGAGCAATTCTGTGAGAAATATGGATGACAGAGCTAATTCAAGAACTTCATCAAAGAGAAGATCAAAGAGAATGAACGACGATAGAAGATCTAATAGGTCTTACACATCAAGAAGGGACCGTGAAAGGGGCTCCTATAGAAATGAAGACAAGAGAGATGACGACAGACCAAGGGAAGAAGTTGCTCCACTCGTTCCAAGCTCTAATAGATGGATTCCAAAATCCAAGGCTAAGAGtactgaaaagaaattggcTCCTGATGGAAAGACTGAACTCTTAGATAAGGATgaagttgaaagaaaaatgaagtcATTGCTGAATAAACTTACTTTAGAAATGTTCGACGCGATTTCATCCGAAATTTTAGCTATTGCAAACATATCTGTATGGGAAACAAATGGTGAAACGTTGAAGGCTGTGATAGAACAGGTTTTCCTAAAGGCTTGTGATGAGCCCCATTGGTCTTCTATGTACGCGCAATTATGTGGTAAGGTTGTTAAAGAGTTGAATCCAGATATTTCAGACGAAACCAATGAAGGCAAGACCGGTCCAAAATTGGTCTTGCATTACTTGGTTGCTAGATGCCATGCAGAATTTGACAAGGGTTGGACCGATAAATTACCAACAAAGGAAGATGGTACTCCACTAGAACCTGAAATGATGTCCGAAGAATATTATGCCGCTGCTTCTGCAAAGAGAAGAGGTTTAGGTTTAGTTCGTTTTATTGGTTTCTTGTATCGTTTGAATCTGTTAACCGGCAAGATGATGTTCGAATGTTTCCGCAGGCTAATGAAGGATTTGACAGACTCTCCATCTGAAGAAACTCTAGAATCAGTTATTGAGTTGCTAAACACTGTCGGTGAGCAATTTGAAACCGATAGTTTCAGGACGGGTCAGGCTACATTGGAAGGTTCCCAATTGCTCGATAGTTTATTCGGTATTTTAGACAATGTTATCCAAACCGCAGAAATGTCTAGTAGAATTAAATTCAAGTTGGTTGATATCAAAGAATTAAGGCACGACAAAAACTGGAATAGTGACAAGAAGGACGATGGTCCTAAGACTATTCAACAGATTcatgaggaagaagaaagacaaCGTCAACTTAAGAACAACTCAAGATCTAATTCAAGACGTACGAACAACTCCAGTAATAGACATTCTTTTAGAAGGGATGCTCCTCCTGCATCCAAGGATAGTTTCATTGCAACCAGAACATATTCTCAAAGGAATACTCAAAGGGCCCCTCCTCCAAGAGAAGAACCATCTGCGCCAACATCCACTGCCACAAATATGTTTAGTGCATTAATGGGTGAAagtgacgatgaagaataa
- the SKDI07G4130 gene encoding uncharacterized protein → MKRSVFLDIFSLLIIQIFSIVVNGDSCDAETNERDLVDFNFATPNITDHLGPTTISSLKLVSFFDCLRNNTNLTSIVGYLPGVASIDVHVSMEELGQYYETLYQKCCTINEYGLGQFDYLAFTQGRQDIFDSMDLADSDHRVVRSNIVGNIGTALGSANGDLIRDNTSEITQTLQKRSTNMVISFDTSSCQDGLTCNAFMGESVNRCISYHR, encoded by the coding sequence ATGAAGCGTTCAGTCTTTctagatattttttcactgTTGATCATACAGATCTTTAGTATTGTGGTAAATGGTGACAGTTGTGACGCAGAGACAAATGAGCGCGACCTAGTAGATTTCAACTTTGCCACCCCTAATATTACGGATCATCTGGGACCAACAACAATATCGTCCCTGAAACTGGTTAGCTTCTTTGACTGCCTAAGGAATAATACTAACTTGACTAGCATTGTAGGCTATCTTCCAGGTGTTGCAAGCATAGATGTACACGTATCAATGGAAGAACTGGGACAGTACTATGAAACCCTATATCAGAAATGTTGTACTATCAATGAGTACGGTCTAGGTCAATTTGACTATTTAGCCTTTACTCAGGGTCGCCAAGACATATTTGATAGTATGGATCTGGCAGACAGCGATCACCGAGTAGTCCGTAGCAACATAGTTGGCAATATTGGTACTGCCCTAGGCTCTGCTAATGGCGACTTAATTAGAGACAACACCAGCGAAATTACTCAGACCCTACAAAAGAGGTCTACTAACATGGTGATAAGTTTCGACACTAGCTCTTGTCAAGACGGGCTGACCTGTAATGCGTTCATGGGGGAGTCGGTTAACCGCTGTATATCATACCACAGGTAA